The proteins below are encoded in one region of Myxococcales bacterium:
- a CDS encoding class I fructose-bisphosphate aldolase, producing the protein MTNATNTILENYNSESPGVLANLRRIMNHGTLAGTGKMVILPVDQGFEHGPARSFAPNPEGYDPEYHPKLAVESGCNAYAAPLGFLEVIAPKFAGEIPLILKVNNSDSLGGPEQPHSAVTSGIDDALRLGCSAIGYTIYPGSSNRNKIYQQLRQLIHDARLVGLPTIVWAYPRGGDLSTAGETALDVVAYSAHIACELGAHIVKVKLPTEHIEQKAAKAAYEKIEKESLAQRVNHVVKSCFNGKRMVIFSGGAAKGTDDVLAEIKAIRDGGGNGSIMGRNAFQRSPKDGLKLLKDAIDIMKK; encoded by the coding sequence ATGACAAACGCAACCAACACGATTCTTGAAAACTACAACAGCGAAAGCCCCGGCGTTTTAGCAAACCTGCGCCGCATCATGAACCACGGCACGCTCGCTGGGACGGGTAAAATGGTTATTTTACCGGTCGATCAAGGCTTTGAGCACGGTCCTGCCCGCAGCTTCGCACCGAATCCTGAAGGCTATGATCCAGAATACCATCCAAAGCTTGCTGTTGAGTCCGGCTGCAACGCCTATGCCGCGCCTCTTGGTTTTTTGGAAGTGATTGCACCGAAGTTTGCAGGTGAGATTCCTCTTATTTTAAAAGTTAACAACAGTGACTCCTTGGGAGGACCTGAACAACCTCATTCTGCCGTCACCTCGGGCATCGACGACGCTCTTCGCCTTGGCTGCTCAGCCATCGGTTACACGATTTATCCAGGATCAAGCAACCGCAATAAAATCTACCAGCAGCTTCGTCAACTGATTCACGATGCTCGCCTTGTTGGCTTACCCACTATCGTGTGGGCTTATCCTCGCGGTGGCGATCTTAGCACAGCAGGGGAGACCGCTCTCGATGTTGTGGCTTATTCAGCGCACATCGCTTGCGAGCTTGGCGCGCACATCGTTAAGGTCAAGCTTCCAACCGAACATATCGAACAAAAAGCGGCCAAAGCTGCCTATGAAAAGATCGAAAAGGAAAGCTTAGCCCAACGCGTAAACCACGTCGTTAAATCCTGCTTCAACGGCAAACGCATGGTGATCTTCTCGGGTGGCGCTGCCAAAGGCACCGACGACGTACTTGCTGAGATCAAAGCCATCCGTGATGGTGGCGGAAACGGCAGCATCATGGGCCGTAATGCCTTCCAGCGCTCTCCCAAGGACGGATTAAAGCTCCTAAAAGACGCTATCGACATCATGAAGAAGTAA
- a CDS encoding tetratricopeptide repeat protein codes for MQKFRCTNCALIIASELLWLGTPAFADAQSDRVYDLAFAASISEEKRGNVSGAIQLLLPVKKLYPQDFELMLRLGWLYFQNEQYNNALENYQQAFSMSNGDDQAALGLGWSLSRLNRCPEALVFFDDVLRKNPDQVSAKEGQSFCDEPGWLILSLGLSSTYQYHSAHPYLDWGLGVSPRISAILDSVFLLDISYRRTEFQADQSSRAGASPNRTHGISVDEAFLSMGLQSSKLGALLTYAFAASNSDYLARAHALGLRGSVRYWGEFVLENSATFYSDLTVWRFAPSWAMPLTSWLSIQPYGALQVLNSELPVEAGLTSTVWNTLGSLWLGCRLGKAKRPTRLSEPSIYNTFDTFRQSVYSGASLRIAQHWQLWVNYQIERRQLLDELSQTHHSLAHYFSLGISLNNIELGE; via the coding sequence TTGCAAAAGTTTAGGTGCACGAACTGTGCACTAATTATCGCTAGCGAATTGCTCTGGCTTGGAACGCCTGCATTCGCCGATGCACAAAGTGATCGTGTCTACGACCTAGCTTTCGCAGCATCGATTTCAGAAGAAAAGAGAGGAAATGTATCAGGAGCAATTCAGCTCCTGCTTCCAGTGAAAAAGCTTTACCCTCAGGATTTCGAACTCATGTTGCGCTTAGGTTGGCTCTATTTCCAAAACGAGCAATACAACAACGCACTTGAGAATTATCAACAAGCCTTTTCGATGTCGAACGGAGATGACCAAGCTGCGCTTGGCCTGGGATGGTCACTGTCACGTTTGAATCGTTGCCCCGAAGCCTTAGTTTTTTTTGATGATGTTCTTCGCAAAAACCCGGACCAAGTCTCCGCCAAAGAGGGTCAATCGTTCTGTGACGAGCCCGGATGGCTGATCCTGAGCCTTGGCCTCTCTAGCACTTACCAATACCATAGCGCGCATCCGTACTTGGATTGGGGTTTAGGCGTTTCACCCAGAATCAGCGCTATCCTTGATTCGGTTTTTCTCCTGGACATCAGCTACCGAAGAACCGAGTTTCAAGCAGACCAAAGCTCTAGAGCAGGCGCCTCGCCAAATAGGACACACGGCATTTCCGTCGATGAAGCTTTTTTGTCTATGGGGCTTCAAAGCTCAAAACTCGGCGCACTCCTAACTTATGCTTTTGCAGCGAGCAACTCAGACTATCTTGCAAGGGCACATGCACTCGGTCTAAGAGGCTCCGTCCGGTATTGGGGAGAGTTTGTTCTTGAAAACAGTGCAACGTTTTATAGCGATTTGACTGTGTGGCGTTTTGCCCCTTCCTGGGCCATGCCACTGACTTCTTGGCTATCAATACAACCTTACGGAGCGCTTCAGGTCCTTAATAGTGAGCTACCCGTAGAAGCCGGACTTACAAGCACAGTATGGAATACTCTGGGAAGCCTGTGGCTTGGTTGCCGTCTCGGTAAAGCCAAGCGACCTACACGGCTAAGTGAACCAAGCATTTACAACACTTTCGATACCTTTCGGCAAAGCGTCTACTCCGGGGCATCGTTACGAATAGCGCAGCACTGGCAGCTGTGGGTTAACTACCAAATAGAACGCCGTCAGCTGCTCGATGAGCTTAGCCAAACACACCACAGCTTAGCTCACTATTTTTCATTAGGCATAAGTTTGAACAACATTGAACTGGGAGAATGA
- a CDS encoding NAD-dependent epimerase/dehydratase family protein: protein MRILVTGATGFLGRKIVASLSKQGADLRVLLRPKHKGLQELAERQIFLGDVGDPQSIAAAARGCDVLVHAAGLSDAHASAHALSWLNVAGTENVINAARHVGVRKLIFISCADATLTNRDRVNWNEQKRSNRPLLSAYVQSKLLAEEVACASSDRSMEVIVLSPAWVWGPDDTSRLPWLCAEIQEKGAICLPGSGKNYFATLHIDSLLQAVDKSIQAQGAGGNVYLLSDLCLATAAEFFGGIAEAFGASIKTGSSYALNYAEAFLREKLGLAGLWRSDVILRGRSTLFDVSRAAECLNFSPRQSLDADMTEFENWAKQSKGLTSIAKLTHRPKTT, encoded by the coding sequence ATGAGGATACTTGTTACAGGAGCAACTGGCTTTTTGGGTCGAAAGATTGTGGCATCGCTTAGCAAGCAAGGCGCAGATCTGCGGGTTTTGCTAAGACCGAAGCACAAAGGTCTGCAGGAGTTGGCAGAGCGACAAATCTTTTTGGGTGATGTTGGGGACCCGCAAAGCATTGCGGCGGCGGCCAGGGGCTGTGATGTATTGGTGCATGCAGCAGGGCTGAGCGATGCTCATGCATCGGCCCACGCGCTGTCGTGGCTCAACGTAGCCGGAACGGAAAACGTCATCAACGCAGCAAGACATGTTGGCGTGCGTAAGCTGATATTCATTTCGTGTGCAGATGCAACATTGACCAATCGTGATCGCGTCAATTGGAACGAACAAAAGCGAAGCAATCGACCTCTTTTGAGCGCCTACGTGCAATCGAAACTTTTAGCTGAAGAAGTTGCATGCGCGAGTAGTGACCGAAGTATGGAGGTTATCGTATTGAGTCCCGCTTGGGTGTGGGGGCCAGACGATACAAGTCGTTTACCGTGGCTTTGCGCTGAAATCCAAGAAAAAGGAGCGATTTGCCTTCCGGGATCGGGAAAAAATTATTTTGCGACGCTTCATATTGATAGCCTGCTCCAGGCTGTCGACAAAAGCATTCAGGCGCAGGGTGCGGGTGGGAACGTCTATCTTCTAAGCGATCTATGTCTTGCTACAGCAGCTGAGTTTTTCGGCGGCATAGCCGAGGCTTTTGGTGCTTCGATAAAAACCGGATCTTCGTATGCATTGAACTATGCCGAAGCATTCCTGCGAGAAAAGCTTGGTCTAGCCGGTTTGTGGCGAAGCGATGTAATCCTGCGAGGCCGTTCAACCCTTTTTGATGTAAGTCGTGCGGCCGAATGCTTGAATTTTTCACCACGTCAAAGCCTAGATGCCGATATGACTGAATTCGAAAACTGGGCCAAACAAAGCAAAGGCCTAACCTCCATAGCAAAACTAACCCACCGTCCCAAAACCACCTAG
- a CDS encoding glutathione S-transferase produces the protein MILFGTTTSPYVRRVRIVASMLDIPLELQSTATAEGQKKLRELTPIWKVPVLLDGEQLVFDSHAIIDYLQDSAGSHALDQKLKSSIDAINQLTVIDGALDSAINVFYFRKDDSTVCTLPYLKKQEERVVAAMSWLEQQCIKGAFEQSSSFGLKEIAMVSTLDWMKFRDAYPIINHPSLCKLAKFFNVFPVFESTQAIE, from the coding sequence ATGATTTTATTCGGGACAACAACTTCCCCCTATGTGCGGCGGGTGCGCATTGTGGCCTCGATGCTCGATATTCCGCTCGAACTTCAGAGCACAGCTACCGCTGAAGGACAGAAAAAGCTTCGCGAGCTTACACCCATCTGGAAGGTACCTGTTTTGCTTGATGGCGAGCAGCTCGTGTTCGACTCCCATGCGATCATCGACTATTTGCAGGATAGCGCTGGGAGCCATGCTTTGGATCAAAAACTCAAGTCGAGCATTGATGCGATCAATCAACTTACCGTGATAGACGGAGCGCTTGATTCCGCGATCAATGTTTTTTATTTTCGAAAAGATGATTCAACGGTTTGCACCTTGCCGTACTTAAAAAAACAGGAAGAGCGCGTGGTTGCTGCGATGAGCTGGCTTGAGCAGCAATGCATTAAGGGAGCTTTTGAGCAAAGCTCATCCTTTGGTTTAAAAGAAATTGCCATGGTCAGCACGCTGGACTGGATGAAATTTCGGGATGCTTATCCAATTATCAATCATCCGAGCTTATGCAAACTGGCCAAGTTTTTTAATGTTTTTCCAGTTTTTGAAAGCACACAAGCTATTGAGTAG
- a CDS encoding NupC/NupG family nucleoside CNT transporter yields MERLISLFGVVFMIGCAWLMSSHKRKVPWRIVIWGVGLQLCFGVFVLRSSAGQWLFSNLNGAVNQLLSFTTDGARFIFGKYLDDEFTFALNVLPTIVFFSSLMALLYHYGVMQRIVKGMAWAMQRTMRTSGSETVCVTSNIFVGQTEAPLVVRPFLAGMTQSELMTVMVSGFATVAGGVLAAYVGMLRMSFPDIAGHLVAASVMNAPAALVVAKVMVPETKPSETANSLSVHVEKQDVNGIDAATRGAGDGMRLALNVGAMLLAFVALVAMLNYFLALPALWHNQAVWKDAALALGKLGIGLPQGCVEPKGAAGYGQCIDQAIRLGHLPAADFLSWNPWTLQRILGYLFWPFAFVMGVPLQDCATVAGLLGEKLVLNEFVAYGHLGEILNSATQQLHPRSSTIVAYALCGFANLGSIAIQIGGIGSLAPERRADLAHLGMRAMLGGTLATFMTASVAGLLAI; encoded by the coding sequence GTGGAACGTCTCATTTCATTATTCGGTGTTGTGTTCATGATTGGCTGCGCTTGGCTTATGTCAAGCCACAAACGCAAAGTCCCCTGGCGTATTGTGATTTGGGGGGTAGGCCTCCAGCTTTGCTTTGGCGTGTTTGTTTTACGCAGCTCAGCTGGGCAATGGCTTTTTTCAAACCTCAATGGTGCTGTCAATCAACTCTTGAGTTTCACCACCGATGGAGCGCGCTTCATCTTTGGAAAGTATCTCGACGATGAGTTCACCTTTGCGTTGAACGTGCTGCCAACGATAGTATTCTTTTCCTCCTTGATGGCCTTGCTCTATCACTACGGCGTGATGCAGCGCATTGTCAAAGGCATGGCTTGGGCCATGCAACGCACGATGCGCACTTCGGGCTCTGAAACCGTGTGTGTCACTTCAAACATTTTTGTTGGGCAAACCGAGGCCCCTTTGGTTGTTCGACCGTTTTTAGCTGGCATGACTCAATCGGAGCTTATGACGGTGATGGTCAGCGGCTTTGCCACCGTGGCAGGGGGCGTGCTTGCGGCCTATGTCGGTATGTTGCGGATGAGTTTCCCCGATATTGCCGGGCACCTTGTTGCAGCAAGCGTGATGAACGCACCGGCCGCCCTGGTTGTCGCCAAGGTCATGGTTCCTGAAACCAAACCATCCGAAACGGCCAACTCGCTGTCGGTTCACGTTGAAAAACAAGACGTCAACGGCATTGATGCCGCCACGCGAGGCGCCGGTGATGGCATGCGTTTGGCTCTGAATGTCGGCGCTATGCTTTTAGCCTTTGTCGCTTTGGTAGCCATGCTGAATTATTTCTTGGCGCTGCCTGCGCTTTGGCACAACCAAGCCGTGTGGAAGGATGCCGCGCTCGCTCTTGGCAAACTTGGCATTGGCCTTCCGCAAGGTTGCGTTGAGCCCAAAGGAGCTGCTGGTTACGGACAATGCATCGATCAGGCCATTCGCTTGGGCCATCTTCCTGCCGCTGATTTTCTCAGTTGGAATCCGTGGACCTTGCAACGGATTTTGGGCTACCTGTTTTGGCCTTTTGCTTTTGTGATGGGTGTGCCCTTGCAAGACTGCGCTACGGTTGCTGGCTTGCTTGGTGAAAAGCTTGTTCTCAATGAGTTTGTGGCTTACGGCCATCTAGGAGAAATCCTAAACTCGGCTACGCAGCAATTGCATCCGCGCTCTTCGACCATTGTCGCCTATGCACTCTGCGGCTTTGCCAACCTTGGATCGATCGCAATCCAAATCGGCGGCATCGGCAGCCTTGCACCCGAGCGTCGCGCAGACCTCGCGCACCTGGGCATGCGCGCCATGCTCGGCGGAACCTTAGCGACATTTATGACAGCCTCAGTGGCCGGCCTACTGGCTATTTGA
- a CDS encoding urea transporter, translating into MKTRQNTAHSFFRSYSQIVISSSSKVGVFLFASTCLHPQMMLGGAIAVVVAILCSRLLSLSEEQRNLGLHSYNALLVGLGAVAWFGSTNNVLWIVLLAAIASVFVTAACRAFLGSYFALPTLTWPFLMVFYIFLAAWNSLDTQPVFEQMSLVPANLQGLPHLLHTFLTALSGIFFFSHPLVGILIFIGLLVYSRIAAVTALLICAATFALFQFVFFISSTALESVILLNVLLVTVSVSGVWFVPGLFSLLAAVLAAGFTIGLSLGLNALLSGFRLPLLILPFNLVSFLILYAMRERLSDRNPKSVDFFVGTPEQNLRYYRTRLARFGSHYQIRFHAPFMGTWYCTQGVEGAFTHKGPWKDALDFQVSGADGQMHRGQGNSLEDHLCYRLPVCAAADGTVIRVVDSVADNPIGEVNLRNNWGNLVLIYHAPRLYSLVCHLSPGSVRVKEGQVVRQGDILALCGNSGRSPVPHLHFQLQASHQIGAATLPIELHEIITVEQGLAHLHATFVPQKGTQLRNIQSSSELSFPPSFLEAYVSEFTSTNGVETVVSEFDMLNHRILMSRKKNSNLYFDKEEGMLTIYDVIGKDSSVLHALHYAMPRWPNDTTQELIWDDFVPVSIVFPKGLRWASDLLSILSSTAALSMHYRL; encoded by the coding sequence ATGAAAACACGACAAAACACAGCTCATAGTTTTTTTAGAAGCTATTCCCAAATTGTTATTTCGAGTTCAAGCAAGGTTGGGGTGTTTCTTTTCGCCTCAACATGTCTTCATCCTCAAATGATGTTGGGCGGCGCAATTGCCGTTGTCGTGGCCATCTTATGTTCACGCTTGCTATCGCTAAGCGAGGAGCAACGAAATCTTGGCCTCCATAGCTACAATGCATTGCTGGTCGGCTTGGGTGCTGTGGCTTGGTTTGGATCCACGAACAACGTTCTATGGATTGTTTTATTAGCAGCAATCGCAAGCGTCTTTGTTACCGCAGCATGCCGCGCATTTTTGGGATCGTATTTTGCGCTACCGACCCTAACCTGGCCATTTTTGATGGTGTTTTATATCTTTCTGGCAGCCTGGAACTCGCTCGATACGCAGCCAGTGTTCGAGCAAATGTCGCTAGTCCCTGCGAATCTGCAAGGCTTACCGCACTTATTACATACTTTTCTCACCGCCTTGTCAGGCATCTTTTTCTTTTCCCACCCTCTTGTCGGAATTCTTATCTTTATTGGATTGTTAGTGTACAGCCGCATTGCTGCCGTCACCGCTCTGCTGATTTGCGCTGCTACCTTTGCATTATTTCAATTTGTATTCTTTATCAGTTCAACTGCACTCGAAAGTGTCATCTTATTAAACGTACTCCTTGTCACCGTATCGGTATCAGGCGTGTGGTTTGTGCCCGGTCTATTTTCCCTTCTGGCTGCCGTTTTAGCAGCTGGGTTTACCATCGGGCTAAGTTTAGGGCTAAACGCGCTTCTTTCAGGATTCCGTTTACCTTTGCTAATTCTTCCTTTTAATCTTGTTTCATTTTTGATCTTGTATGCGATGCGTGAGCGACTTAGTGATCGGAATCCTAAATCAGTTGATTTTTTCGTTGGCACCCCCGAACAAAACCTTCGCTACTATCGAACCCGATTGGCTCGATTTGGATCGCACTACCAAATCCGCTTTCATGCCCCTTTTATGGGAACGTGGTATTGCACGCAGGGCGTAGAAGGTGCCTTTACACACAAGGGTCCGTGGAAAGACGCCTTGGATTTTCAAGTCAGTGGTGCCGATGGGCAGATGCATCGTGGGCAAGGTAACAGTCTAGAAGATCACCTTTGCTATCGTTTGCCAGTATGCGCTGCAGCCGACGGAACAGTTATCCGTGTGGTCGACTCCGTTGCAGACAACCCTATCGGTGAGGTTAACCTGCGCAACAACTGGGGCAACCTCGTTCTTATCTACCATGCTCCGCGCTTATATTCACTTGTCTGCCATCTTTCGCCAGGAAGTGTACGGGTAAAGGAAGGGCAAGTGGTTCGCCAGGGAGATATCCTCGCCCTATGCGGAAACTCAGGACGCTCGCCTGTTCCTCATTTGCATTTTCAACTTCAAGCAAGCCACCAAATTGGTGCAGCTACCCTCCCTATCGAACTTCACGAAATCATCACCGTGGAGCAGGGCTTAGCCCATCTTCATGCGACCTTCGTTCCCCAAAAAGGAACACAGCTAAGAAACATTCAAAGCAGTTCCGAGCTCTCTTTTCCACCGTCTTTCCTTGAAGCCTATGTTTCTGAATTCACCTCAACGAACGGCGTCGAAACAGTTGTTTCAGAATTTGATATGCTCAATCATCGAATTTTAATGTCGCGAAAAAAGAACAGCAACCTCTATTTCGACAAAGAAGAAGGAATGCTCACCATCTACGATGTGATAGGCAAGGACTCATCCGTGCTTCATGCATTGCACTACGCAATGCCGCGTTGGCCTAACGACACTACTCAAGAACTCATCTGGGATGACTTCGTTCCAGTCTCCATAGTGTTTCCAAAAGGGCTACGCTGGGCAAGCGACCTTTTGTCTATTCTCTCATCAACCGCCGCGCTTAGCATGCATTATCGCCTTTAA
- a CDS encoding tetratricopeptide repeat protein, whose amino-acid sequence MRKWLDAEKTASRILQRDPHHPIARARRALALYNLGRFADAQKVYNSVVVDYPSDVEMMSGIGWCQLKQGKAQEAIQTFEKALLISPEHSSALQGLATLNATQ is encoded by the coding sequence ATGCGCAAATGGCTTGATGCTGAAAAAACAGCAAGTCGTATTCTGCAACGAGACCCTCATCATCCGATTGCGAGAGCTCGTAGGGCATTGGCTCTGTATAATCTAGGACGCTTTGCTGACGCACAAAAAGTATACAACAGTGTTGTCGTCGACTATCCGTCCGATGTCGAAATGATGAGCGGTATTGGCTGGTGCCAGCTGAAACAAGGCAAAGCGCAAGAAGCAATCCAAACTTTTGAAAAAGCGTTGCTCATTTCTCCCGAACACTCGTCTGCGTTACAAGGCCTAGCTACTTTAAACGCTACTCAATAG
- the recA gene encoding recombinase RecA, protein MKEKMKALQQAMASIEKQFGKGAIMALGEHSQEAIPSISSGALSLDRALGGRGYPKGRVMEIYGPESSGKTTLALHAIAQVQKQSGAAAFIDAEHALDVQYAKRLGVSLDHLLVSQPDHGEQALDIVETLVRSAAVDLIIVDSVAALVPRAEVEGEMGDHHVGLQARLMSQALRKLTGIAHRTQTTILFINQLRSKIGVTFGSPETTTGGNALKFYASVRLDVRRIGPVKAGEEILGNRTKVKVVKNKIAPPFQLAEFDIRYGFGIDAIGDLLDLALSAGVVTRNGAYYSFSEQSLGQGREKARVSLLEDGAIRKAVYDGLEKVQNASRADDAKNKSKQAA, encoded by the coding sequence ATGAAGGAAAAAATGAAAGCCTTGCAACAAGCCATGGCGAGCATTGAAAAGCAGTTTGGCAAAGGTGCTATTATGGCATTGGGTGAACATAGCCAGGAAGCGATCCCCAGCATATCAAGTGGGGCATTATCGCTTGATCGAGCGCTCGGTGGGCGAGGCTATCCCAAGGGTCGGGTGATGGAAATCTACGGACCGGAATCGAGCGGTAAAACCACCCTGGCACTACACGCCATCGCCCAGGTGCAAAAGCAATCCGGAGCAGCGGCCTTCATTGACGCCGAGCATGCGCTTGACGTTCAGTATGCCAAACGTCTTGGCGTCTCCTTAGATCACTTGCTCGTGAGTCAACCGGACCATGGTGAGCAAGCGCTGGATATTGTCGAAACACTGGTGCGCAGTGCAGCGGTCGATTTGATCATCGTCGATTCGGTGGCAGCGTTGGTGCCGCGGGCGGAGGTAGAGGGCGAAATGGGTGATCATCATGTAGGTTTGCAGGCCCGGCTAATGAGCCAGGCGCTACGGAAGCTCACAGGCATAGCGCACCGCACACAGACTACGATCTTATTCATCAATCAACTTCGCAGTAAAATTGGTGTGACCTTTGGTTCGCCTGAAACAACGACGGGTGGCAATGCCTTAAAATTTTATGCATCCGTGCGTCTGGATGTCCGGCGCATCGGACCCGTTAAAGCTGGGGAAGAGATTCTGGGAAATCGCACAAAAGTAAAAGTCGTTAAAAATAAAATCGCGCCGCCTTTCCAATTGGCTGAATTCGATATTCGCTACGGCTTTGGTATCGATGCCATTGGTGATCTTTTGGATCTTGCACTTAGCGCTGGAGTCGTAACGCGAAACGGAGCGTATTATTCATTTAGCGAGCAAAGTTTGGGACAGGGGCGTGAAAAAGCGCGTGTAAGCTTGCTCGAAGATGGTGCCATCCGTAAAGCGGTGTACGACGGCTTAGAAAAGGTACAAAATGCTTCACGAGCAGACGATGCAAAGAATAAAAGCAAACAAGCTGCTTAG
- a CDS encoding nucleoside deaminase encodes MTEFQAYEYDINFMSEALAEARKAYDKNEVPVGCVIVHQGQIVGRGHNLRESSQDPRAHAEMMAIKEAARALGSWRLVDTTLYVTLEPCPMCAGALVNSRISRLVYGCRDPKAGAIHSLYQLGDDQRLNHRFSSVEGVLGSEAGALLSEFFQAIRQNRLGSPRPT; translated from the coding sequence ATGACTGAATTCCAAGCGTACGAGTACGACATCAATTTTATGAGCGAAGCTTTGGCGGAAGCTCGCAAGGCTTATGACAAGAATGAAGTACCGGTGGGTTGCGTGATCGTGCATCAGGGGCAAATTGTTGGTCGCGGCCACAATCTTCGTGAGAGCAGTCAAGATCCCAGAGCACACGCCGAAATGATGGCAATCAAAGAAGCAGCACGAGCACTTGGAAGTTGGCGGCTAGTTGATACCACGCTCTATGTCACCCTTGAGCCTTGCCCGATGTGTGCTGGAGCACTGGTCAACAGCCGCATCTCACGGCTCGTGTATGGATGCCGCGATCCCAAGGCCGGAGCGATCCATTCGCTTTACCAACTCGGAGATGACCAACGCCTAAATCATCGCTTTTCAAGCGTCGAGGGGGTGCTTGGCAGCGAGGCCGGCGCCCTGCTATCCGAGTTTTTTCAAGCCATTCGTCAAAACCGCCTAGGGAGCCCAAGGCCCACTTGA
- a CDS encoding PqqD family protein yields MTDLQRLSDLAVSDTGFVFDPFTGSTFSANKTALLLIRGFKEKTPKAELIDILQREFEIEPTDTLERDVDEFIQVLRNYNLVSRDCEL; encoded by the coding sequence ATGACGGACCTACAACGTTTATCGGATCTTGCTGTGAGTGACACGGGCTTTGTGTTTGACCCTTTTACCGGGTCCACCTTCTCCGCAAATAAGACTGCCTTGCTCCTTATCCGTGGCTTTAAGGAAAAGACTCCTAAAGCCGAACTTATCGATATTTTGCAAAGAGAATTTGAAATTGAGCCCACGGATACGCTTGAGAGGGACGTAGACGAATTTATTCAAGTGCTCAGAAACTACAATTTGGTTTCGAGAGATTGTGAGCTATGA
- a CDS encoding ATP-grasp domain-containing protein produces MSTKAITIAITGLNASDNPAPGVAVMRSIRHASEFSGQLVGLCYDSLDSGNFASELADAVFLMPYPREGIAAFEERLRYIHSLRPIDVFIPTLDSELSACLELEPVFSELGIRTFLPTKKQLELRSKAHLCTLGAHFGIQVPRTRVVNEAQELYTIDKEVPYPLFIKGVFYGAIKAQTPDEAISAFHKTVAQWGTPVVAQQAITGTEFDVVAVGDGNGGLVGAVPMRKTLLSKEGKGWAGITIKDPKLLELTEAFAKASAWRGPFEIEVMLDRQNNYQLMEINPRFPAWTYLSTGAGMNLPWRVVRRALGDTTPIKQDYRVGTLFSRIAIDQIVELAEFEQLVTCGELFRRSTEEAV; encoded by the coding sequence ATGAGCACGAAAGCTATCACTATTGCTATTACGGGGCTAAACGCATCTGACAATCCTGCGCCCGGTGTTGCGGTGATGCGAAGCATCCGTCATGCAAGTGAATTTTCCGGACAGCTAGTTGGTCTTTGCTACGATAGTTTGGATTCTGGCAACTTTGCTTCGGAACTTGCAGATGCTGTTTTTCTCATGCCCTACCCGAGGGAGGGCATCGCCGCATTTGAAGAGCGGCTTCGCTATATCCATTCGCTACGTCCCATCGATGTGTTTATCCCCACGCTTGATTCTGAACTAAGCGCTTGCTTGGAACTTGAACCTGTCTTTTCAGAACTTGGCATCCGAACCTTTCTACCAACAAAAAAACAACTCGAGCTCCGGTCAAAAGCGCATCTCTGCACCCTTGGTGCACACTTCGGTATACAGGTACCTCGCACTCGCGTTGTCAACGAAGCACAGGAACTCTACACAATCGACAAAGAAGTCCCTTACCCTCTTTTTATCAAAGGAGTGTTTTACGGAGCGATAAAAGCACAGACCCCAGACGAAGCAATTAGTGCCTTTCATAAAACCGTAGCGCAGTGGGGGACTCCCGTTGTGGCCCAACAAGCAATAACTGGAACTGAATTTGATGTCGTTGCTGTAGGGGACGGCAATGGTGGACTTGTAGGCGCCGTACCCATGCGCAAAACTCTCCTAAGCAAAGAAGGCAAAGGCTGGGCTGGTATTACCATCAAGGACCCCAAACTACTTGAACTTACTGAAGCCTTTGCAAAAGCCAGCGCATGGCGTGGCCCATTCGAAATCGAGGTCATGCTTGATCGACAAAACAACTATCAACTCATGGAAATTAACCCACGCTTTCCAGCGTGGACCTATTTGAGCACAGGAGCCGGGATGAATCTTCCATGGAGGGTCGTACGCCGAGCGCTGGGCGATACAACACCCATCAAACAAGACTACCGTGTTGGCACCCTGTTTAGCCGTATTGCTATTGATCAAATCGTTGAGCTTGCAGAGTTCGAACAGCTTGTAACCTGTGGCGAATTATTTCGAAGATCTACCGAGGAGGCAGTATGA